From Humisphaera borealis, the proteins below share one genomic window:
- a CDS encoding MiaB/RimO family radical SAM methylthiotransferase — MAPRTFSIQTLGCRVNQYEAEQLAQLLRDRGLVSAGDAPADLRLVHTCSVTIQAAGKSRQTARRSTLSLPVLTGTSEPEPTEQANQPAATGQTARVILTGCWATSDPAAARAIPGVDAVITHHDDVASEIDRLLSAWASPADESHSVNPTIGHGANVGGDQIDGLRDDQNNSTYPRPDTSALPQQLAESEGNQKSFNRPTVSVTVNGKIDRRPTRRAGFASLPLLGQHQTGRQRALLKIQDGCDAHCTYCIIPQLRPTLWSKPIDDTVEEARRLVDSGHVELVLTGIFLGAYGHSTALRRRQNVATPAEATAHARSSGFDVGSGTDARSVRSPLANLVDALCTRVPGLRRLRLSSLEPGDLAGDLLSALKSHEQVVPHFHLPLQSGSDRLLRKMNRQYTRSDFLRMADEVREAFDRPALTTDVIAGFPGEDDAAFADTAQVVRDVGFIHVHAFHFSPRPRTAAARWQKDFIRGPVVGERIETLRAIADENSLAFRRSFVGETVELLVEHDAVASPSETLRHGRCERYFDVWFDDATAQPGDFVRACVDSVTKTRTTGSVLSPHPVLSGEQSTP, encoded by the coding sequence ATGGCTCCTCGGACCTTTTCCATCCAGACGCTCGGTTGCCGCGTCAACCAGTACGAGGCGGAACAACTCGCCCAGTTGCTCCGCGATCGCGGCCTGGTTTCCGCCGGCGACGCCCCGGCCGACCTTCGCCTGGTCCATACGTGCAGCGTGACCATCCAGGCCGCCGGCAAAAGCCGGCAAACCGCCCGGCGATCGACGCTCAGCTTGCCTGTCTTAACAGGCACGTCGGAACCCGAACCGACGGAGCAGGCCAACCAACCCGCGGCGACAGGCCAGACGGCCCGCGTCATCCTGACCGGATGCTGGGCGACCAGCGATCCCGCCGCCGCACGGGCAATCCCCGGCGTAGACGCCGTCATCACTCATCACGACGACGTCGCCTCGGAGATCGATCGGCTGCTGAGTGCCTGGGCGTCACCCGCTGACGAATCTCATTCGGTCAATCCAACCATCGGGCATGGGGCAAACGTCGGCGGGGATCAGATCGACGGACTCCGGGATGACCAAAACAACTCGACCTACCCTCGTCCGGACACTTCGGCACTTCCGCAACAACTGGCCGAATCGGAAGGAAACCAGAAGTCGTTCAATAGACCGACTGTGAGTGTGACAGTCAACGGGAAAATCGACCGCCGACCGACCCGCCGTGCAGGCTTTGCGTCATTGCCCCTGCTCGGCCAGCACCAGACCGGCCGACAGCGTGCACTCCTGAAGATCCAGGACGGCTGCGACGCCCACTGCACCTACTGCATCATTCCCCAGCTTCGACCGACGCTCTGGAGCAAGCCGATCGACGACACCGTCGAAGAAGCCCGCCGGCTGGTCGATTCGGGCCATGTCGAACTCGTTCTGACCGGCATTTTCCTGGGCGCTTACGGGCACTCGACGGCGCTGCGCCGTCGACAGAACGTCGCTACCCCAGCCGAGGCGACCGCGCACGCGCGGAGTTCAGGGTTCGACGTCGGATCGGGGACCGATGCCAGGTCCGTCCGTTCGCCGCTTGCGAACCTGGTCGATGCACTCTGCACGCGCGTGCCCGGATTGCGACGGCTGCGTCTTTCCAGCCTCGAACCCGGCGACCTCGCCGGCGACCTGCTTTCGGCCCTGAAGTCCCACGAGCAGGTCGTGCCGCACTTTCATCTGCCGCTGCAAAGCGGCTCGGACCGCCTGCTTCGTAAAATGAACCGGCAATACACGCGATCGGATTTCCTCCGCATGGCCGACGAGGTGCGCGAGGCGTTCGACCGGCCGGCGCTGACAACCGATGTGATCGCCGGCTTTCCCGGCGAGGACGACGCCGCGTTTGCCGATACGGCACAGGTCGTCCGCGACGTGGGCTTTATTCACGTGCATGCGTTCCACTTTTCGCCCCGTCCCCGGACGGCGGCGGCACGTTGGCAGAAGGACTTCATTCGCGGCCCGGTGGTGGGGGAGCGCATCGAAACCCTCCGCGCGATCGCCGACGAAAACAGCCTGGCGTTCCGGCGGTCGTTCGTCGGAGAGACGGTCGAGTTGCTCGTCGAACACGACGCCGTAGCATCGCCGAGCGAGACACTGCGCCACGGTCGGTGCGAACGGTACTTCGACGTTTGGTTCGACGACGCAACCGCGCAGCCGGGTGATTTTGTGCGGGCCTGTGTGGACAGCGTGACGAAGACGCGAACCACTGGCTCCGTGCTGTCGCCTCACCCAGTGCTCAGCGGAGAGCAATCAACGCCATGA
- the dtd gene encoding D-aminoacyl-tRNA deacylase: MICIVQRVLEAHVSVGHEVVGRIGSGLVVLAAVQRRDTEADITWTAGKLTTLRIFPSADGQKNFDRDVKEIGGGILLVSNFTVAAATAKGRRPSLDNAADPAAGRVMFDKLLAAVAATGIPTATGRFGADMAVHLVNDGPVTMIVESPIRATAQET; the protein is encoded by the coding sequence ATGATCTGCATCGTTCAACGCGTTCTCGAAGCGCACGTCTCGGTCGGCCATGAGGTGGTCGGCCGGATCGGCTCCGGTCTGGTTGTCCTGGCCGCGGTGCAGCGCCGCGACACGGAAGCCGACATCACCTGGACGGCCGGCAAGCTCACGACACTGCGCATCTTCCCGAGTGCCGATGGTCAGAAGAACTTCGACCGCGACGTGAAGGAGATCGGCGGAGGGATTCTTCTGGTGAGCAATTTCACGGTCGCCGCCGCGACAGCCAAGGGGCGTCGACCCAGCCTCGATAACGCGGCCGACCCGGCAGCAGGGCGGGTGATGTTCGACAAGCTTCTGGCAGCGGTCGCCGCCACCGGCATCCCCACCGCAACCGGCCGCTTCGGCGCGGACATGGCGGTTCATCTCGTCAACGACGGACCGGTGACGATGATCGTCGAATCGCCGATTCGGGCGACGGCCCAAGAGACTTAG